A genomic region of Chitinimonas arctica contains the following coding sequences:
- a CDS encoding NCS2 family permease has product MLEALFKLREHGTDVKTEVIAGITTFLTMAYIIIVNPAILSETGMDFHAVFVATCIAAALGSAVMGLVANYPIALAPGMGLNAYFTFSVVKGMGVSWQVALGAVFLSGVIFLVVSLFKVREAIVNAIPHSLKLSISAGVGMFLAIIALKNAGVVVAHPATLVTLGNMHDPKVLLAILGFLLIVALEYRRVTGGVIIGILTVTVLAILSGLQTFNGVFSAPPSITPTLMQMDLQGAMSAGLLGVVFVFFFVDLFDTTGTLIGVSHRAGLLDRDGKLPRLKRALLADSTAIVAGAALGTSSCTAYIESAAGTAVGGRTGLTAVVVAILFLAALFLSPLASAVPAYATAPALCYVAVLMARGLAEINWDDLTEAAPAVITALAMPFTFSIADGIAFGFISYTGLKLLSGRFRDLTPAVVVIAALWIMKFALF; this is encoded by the coding sequence ATGCTTGAGGCGCTGTTCAAACTGCGTGAGCACGGCACCGATGTAAAAACCGAGGTCATCGCGGGTATCACTACCTTCCTGACCATGGCCTACATCATCATCGTCAACCCGGCCATCCTGTCGGAAACCGGCATGGATTTTCATGCGGTTTTTGTCGCCACCTGTATCGCGGCAGCCTTGGGCTCGGCGGTCATGGGGCTGGTGGCGAACTATCCGATCGCCTTGGCGCCCGGCATGGGCTTGAACGCCTACTTCACCTTTTCGGTGGTCAAGGGGATGGGCGTAAGCTGGCAGGTGGCCTTGGGCGCGGTATTCCTCTCCGGTGTGATCTTCCTGGTGGTCAGCCTGTTCAAAGTGCGGGAGGCCATCGTCAATGCCATTCCCCATTCGCTCAAGCTGTCGATTTCGGCCGGTGTCGGCATGTTCCTGGCTATCATCGCGCTGAAGAACGCCGGGGTAGTGGTGGCGCATCCGGCCACCCTGGTGACCTTGGGCAATATGCATGACCCCAAGGTACTACTGGCTATCCTGGGTTTTCTGCTGATCGTGGCGCTGGAATATCGCAGGGTTACCGGTGGCGTGATCATCGGCATCCTCACGGTAACCGTACTGGCCATCCTGTCCGGTCTACAGACCTTCAACGGCGTATTCTCGGCGCCGCCCAGCATCACGCCCACCTTGATGCAGATGGATTTGCAGGGCGCCATGTCGGCCGGCCTGCTGGGGGTGGTGTTTGTATTCTTCTTCGTGGACCTGTTCGACACGACCGGTACTTTGATCGGTGTATCGCATAGGGCCGGCCTGCTGGATCGCGATGGCAAGCTGCCGCGCTTGAAGCGCGCCTTGCTGGCCGACTCCACCGCCATCGTGGCCGGTGCGGCGCTGGGTACCTCCAGCTGCACGGCCTATATCGAATCGGCCGCCGGGACGGCGGTGGGTGGGCGCACCGGTCTTACTGCCGTGGTGGTGGCCATCCTGTTCCTGGCAGCCCTGTTCCTGTCGCCCTTGGCAAGCGCGGTGCCGGCATACGCTACCGCGCCGGCACTCTGCTACGTGGCGGTATTGATGGCTCGAGGCCTGGCCGAGATCAATTGGGACGACCTGACCGAAGCAGCACCGGCCGTGATCACCGCCCTGGCGATGCCGTTCACCTTCTCGATCGCCGACGGCATTGCCTTCGGTTTTATCAGCTATACCGGACTTAAACTGCTGTCGGGGCGCTTCCGCGATCTGACACCGGCGGTGGTGGTGATCGCCGCCTTGTGGATCATGAAGTTCGCACTGTTCTAA
- a CDS encoding chalcone isomerase family protein, whose product MKKSLVILLACGSLFAGAAEIGGVKLDDTAKVSGQDLVFNGGGIRTKYGIAKVYVAGLYAAQKTNNADAVVNAVTPRRVVLSMLRKVEAEKLHESLLDGLEENTTEAEFAALQPRLKEMNAIFQGVKEVKEGDLIALDFLPGKGTQITVRGQIRDVIGGDDFSRALLRVWLGKKPVSDSLKSGMLGGK is encoded by the coding sequence ATGAAAAAATCCCTCGTAATCCTGCTGGCTTGCGGCAGTCTGTTTGCCGGCGCCGCCGAAATCGGCGGGGTAAAGCTGGATGACACCGCCAAGGTGTCCGGTCAGGATCTGGTTTTCAACGGTGGCGGCATCCGTACCAAGTACGGCATCGCCAAGGTCTATGTGGCCGGTTTGTACGCGGCGCAGAAGACCAATAACGCCGATGCCGTCGTCAATGCCGTCACGCCGCGCCGCGTGGTGCTCTCCATGCTGCGCAAGGTCGAGGCGGAAAAGCTGCACGAATCGCTGCTGGATGGCCTGGAAGAAAACACCACGGAAGCGGAATTCGCTGCCCTGCAACCGCGCCTCAAGGAAATGAACGCCATATTCCAGGGTGTGAAGGAAGTAAAGGAAGGCGATCTGATCGCGCTGGACTTCCTGCCTGGTAAGGGCACCCAGATCACCGTGCGCGGCCAGATCCGGGACGTGATCGGCGGCGATGACTTCTCGCGCGCCTTGCTGCGGGTCTGGCTGGGCAAGAAGCCGGTCAGCGACAGCCTCAAGTCGGGCATGTTGGGCGGCAAGTAG
- the prmB gene encoding 50S ribosomal protein L3 N(5)-glutamine methyltransferase: MYTSARTHLFTIRDLLRFAVSRFNEARLHFGHGNASAWDEAAYLTLHTLKLPLDNLDPFLDARLTPSEIDAVLTQIEARVVSRKPAAYLTGEAWLGPYRFYVDERVIVPRSFIAELLPHALDNWIEYPELVHRALDLCTGSGCLAILMAEHYPDAEVDAVDLSPDALAVAAINVDEYGLQERVRLLESDLFAAVEGECYDLIVSNPPYVDAPSVAALPDEYLHEPELALGSGEDGLDATRLILENASRFLNPMGVLVVEIGHNREVLEPQYPELAFTWLETNSGDGFVFLVTREELVEAGY; encoded by the coding sequence ATGTATACCTCCGCCCGCACCCATCTTTTTACCATCCGCGACCTATTGCGCTTTGCCGTCTCTCGCTTCAACGAAGCCCGCCTCCACTTCGGCCATGGCAATGCCAGCGCCTGGGATGAAGCCGCCTATCTGACCTTGCACACCTTGAAACTGCCGCTGGACAATCTCGACCCCTTTCTCGACGCCCGCCTGACGCCGAGCGAAATCGACGCGGTCCTGACGCAGATCGAAGCACGGGTCGTCAGCCGCAAGCCGGCCGCCTACCTGACCGGCGAAGCCTGGTTGGGGCCGTATCGCTTTTACGTGGATGAGCGGGTCATCGTACCGCGCTCCTTTATTGCCGAACTGCTACCGCATGCGCTGGACAATTGGATCGAGTACCCGGAACTGGTCCATCGCGCGCTGGATCTCTGCACCGGCTCCGGCTGCCTGGCCATCCTGATGGCCGAACACTACCCGGACGCCGAGGTCGATGCCGTGGATCTGTCGCCCGACGCCTTGGCGGTGGCCGCCATCAACGTGGACGAATACGGCTTGCAAGAGCGTGTACGCCTTCTCGAATCCGACTTGTTCGCAGCCGTCGAGGGCGAGTGCTACGACCTGATCGTTTCCAACCCACCCTATGTGGACGCGCCCTCGGTCGCCGCCCTGCCGGACGAATATCTACACGAACCGGAACTGGCGCTGGGTAGCGGCGAGGACGGTCTGGACGCTACCCGCCTGATCCTGGAAAACGCCAGCCGCTTCCTCAATCCCATGGGGGTATTGGTCGTGGAGATCGGTCATAACCGCGAAGTACTGGAACCCCAGTACCCGGAGCTGGCCTTCACCTGGCTGGAAACCAATAGCGGCGATGGCTTTGTATTCCTGGTCACCCGCGAAGAGTTGGTGGAAGCCGGCTATTGA
- a CDS encoding OmpP1/FadL family transporter, giving the protein MTMHALRVTALLVGAAFAQQALASGYHFGTQSVSAQGTANASGAAVEDASTLFYNPAGLTSLPGTNLSGVLDLVVPHGEYTDTGSHTSGVIHPGTGVALVPGARTKGNDGGTFVKATAVPHAFFSHQLNDKATVGFGVFVPFGSKTKYDDNWVGRYNVIETELKTIALNPSFAFKISDKVSIGGGLTAQFIEGKLVKAADFGSGAVGSVLQSGQITGAQASAMLTAVGGNPAYSGDVHIKGDDWGFGWNLGVMFNIDPTARIGFAYRSKIKHELSGEADWTVPQTFAGSPVFGPAGAVVQAGLNGRYVDSAATLKVDTPESFSLSGFKQVNDKLALMADITRTRHSRFKELRVDFASSLPDSVTPENWDDTTKVSFGGSYQLNDKMKLRAGVAYDESPVDDANRTPSIPDGDRKWFSLGMNYGLTKHSSVDVAYSFVQVGKPNINNFDNGGVKTAGGAATCNQALNTSSCATIVGQYKVYSHIIGLQYNTRF; this is encoded by the coding sequence ATGACAATGCATGCACTTCGCGTTACTGCGCTTCTGGTCGGCGCCGCCTTTGCCCAGCAAGCTCTCGCTTCCGGTTATCACTTCGGTACCCAATCGGTTAGCGCACAGGGCACCGCAAATGCCTCCGGCGCCGCGGTCGAAGATGCCTCGACGCTGTTCTACAACCCGGCGGGCCTGACTTCACTGCCTGGTACCAATCTATCCGGCGTGCTCGATTTGGTGGTGCCGCATGGTGAATACACCGATACCGGCAGCCATACCTCCGGCGTGATCCATCCAGGGACTGGCGTGGCACTCGTGCCTGGCGCCCGCACCAAGGGCAATGACGGCGGTACTTTCGTCAAGGCCACGGCCGTACCGCACGCCTTTTTCTCGCACCAGCTGAACGACAAGGCCACCGTCGGTTTCGGCGTGTTCGTTCCCTTCGGTTCCAAGACCAAGTACGACGACAATTGGGTCGGCCGCTATAACGTCATTGAAACCGAACTGAAGACCATCGCCCTGAACCCCTCGTTCGCCTTCAAGATCAGCGACAAGGTGTCCATCGGTGGCGGTCTCACGGCCCAATTCATCGAAGGCAAGCTGGTCAAGGCCGCCGACTTCGGCAGCGGCGCCGTCGGTTCGGTACTGCAAAGCGGCCAGATCACCGGCGCGCAAGCCAGCGCCATGCTGACCGCCGTCGGCGGTAATCCAGCCTATTCCGGCGACGTGCATATCAAGGGTGACGACTGGGGTTTCGGTTGGAATCTGGGGGTGATGTTCAATATCGATCCGACCGCCCGTATCGGCTTCGCCTATCGCTCCAAGATCAAGCATGAGCTGTCCGGCGAGGCCGATTGGACCGTGCCGCAGACCTTCGCCGGTTCGCCGGTGTTCGGTCCCGCCGGCGCCGTCGTGCAGGCCGGCCTGAATGGCCGCTACGTGGATAGCGCCGCCACCCTGAAGGTGGATACGCCCGAATCGTTCTCCTTGTCCGGCTTCAAGCAGGTCAACGACAAGCTGGCGCTGATGGCCGATATCACCCGTACCCGCCACTCGCGTTTCAAGGAACTGCGTGTCGATTTCGCCAGCAGCCTGCCTGATTCGGTTACCCCGGAAAACTGGGACGACACCACCAAGGTTTCCTTCGGCGGCAGCTACCAGCTGAACGACAAGATGAAGCTGCGTGCCGGTGTGGCCTACGACGAATCGCCGGTTGACGATGCCAATCGCACCCCGTCCATCCCCGACGGCGACCGCAAGTGGTTCTCGCTGGGCATGAACTACGGCCTGACCAAGCACAGCTCGGTGGACGTGGCCTACTCCTTTGTCCAGGTCGGCAAGCCCAACATCAACAACTTCGACAATGGCGGCGTGAAGACGGCAGGCGGTGCAGCCACCTGTAACCAGGCCCTCAATACCTCCAGCTGCGCCACCATCGTGGGTCAGTACAAGGTGTACTCGCATATCATCGGTCTGCAGTACAACACGCGCTTCTAG
- a CDS encoding 3-hydroxyacyl-CoA dehydrogenase/enoyl-CoA hydratase family protein, producing MSQSKFIVRKVAVLGAGVMGAQIAAHLANANVEAILFDLPAKEGPKNGIALKAIEALKKQNPAPLSAKARAEFITPANYDEHLHLLKDCDLVIEAIAERMDWKLGLYEKVAPHLGAQTIFATNTSGLSINKLAEGCPASMRARFCGIHFFNPPRYMHLVEIIPCVTSDAEMLDQLEAFLATTLGKGVIRAKDTPNFVANRIGVYSMLAAIHNAEKFGIRFDVVDDLTGPRLGRPKSATFRTADVVGLDTFAHVVKTMQDTLPDDPWHALFQSPQWLAKLIEAGALGAKSKVGIYKREGKTKLVLDPTAGSYVEANQKGDDAVKELMKIKDPGKRLLKLRESANPEAQFLWACFRDVFHYIAVHLDTVADNARDVDLAIRWGFGWNEGPFETWQAAGWKQVAEWVKADIEAGKTIVATPLPAWVFEREGVHEAAGSYSASKNALVPRSTLDVYQRQLFPAQLVGEAAPVYGETVFENEGLRAWTSGDGVLVLSILSKAHAIGPAVLEGINKSLDIAEARFKGVVIWSPDDVFSVGADLSSMLPAFMAGDWASIENMIEQFQKGSMRLRYSQVPTVAATRGYTFGGGCELAMHCDRVVAHLESYVGLVEVGVGLLPGGGGCKEFALRAAQEARGDVFAALKDRYMAIATANVAKSAEEAREIGFFRDADVIVFNQYELLHVAKQQALALAESGYRAPLKVKGFQVAGRAGAASIKGQLVNMMEGGFISKHDFHIGALIADVITGGDVEAGTLVDEDWILALERKGFMSLLKNEKTQERIAYMLQNNKPLRN from the coding sequence ATGTCCCAATCCAAATTCATCGTCCGCAAGGTGGCCGTGCTCGGCGCCGGCGTGATGGGTGCTCAGATCGCTGCCCACCTGGCCAATGCCAATGTGGAAGCCATCCTGTTTGACCTGCCGGCCAAGGAAGGCCCCAAGAACGGTATCGCGCTGAAGGCGATCGAAGCGCTGAAGAAGCAGAATCCCGCGCCGCTGTCCGCCAAGGCTCGCGCCGAATTCATCACGCCGGCCAACTATGACGAGCACCTGCACCTGCTGAAGGATTGCGACCTGGTGATCGAAGCCATCGCCGAGCGCATGGACTGGAAGCTGGGCCTGTACGAAAAAGTTGCGCCGCACCTGGGCGCACAAACCATTTTCGCCACCAATACCTCCGGCCTGTCGATCAACAAGCTGGCCGAAGGCTGCCCGGCCTCGATGCGTGCGCGCTTCTGCGGCATCCATTTCTTCAATCCGCCCCGCTATATGCACCTGGTGGAAATCATCCCTTGCGTGACCAGCGATGCGGAAATGCTGGACCAGCTGGAAGCCTTCCTGGCCACCACCCTGGGCAAAGGCGTGATCCGCGCCAAGGACACCCCGAATTTCGTGGCCAACCGCATCGGCGTCTACTCGATGCTGGCAGCGATCCACAATGCCGAAAAGTTCGGTATCCGCTTCGACGTGGTCGATGACCTGACCGGCCCGCGCCTGGGCCGCCCCAAGTCGGCGACCTTCCGTACCGCCGACGTGGTGGGCCTGGATACGTTCGCCCACGTGGTGAAAACCATGCAGGACACGCTGCCCGACGATCCGTGGCATGCGCTGTTCCAATCGCCGCAATGGCTGGCCAAGCTGATCGAAGCCGGCGCCCTGGGCGCCAAGAGCAAGGTCGGTATCTACAAGCGCGAAGGCAAGACCAAGCTGGTGCTCGATCCGACCGCCGGCAGCTATGTCGAAGCCAATCAAAAGGGCGACGACGCGGTCAAGGAACTGATGAAGATCAAGGATCCCGGCAAGCGTCTGCTCAAGCTGCGCGAGTCGGCCAATCCGGAAGCCCAGTTCCTGTGGGCCTGCTTCCGCGACGTGTTCCATTACATCGCCGTCCATCTCGACACCGTGGCGGACAACGCCCGTGACGTCGACCTGGCCATCCGCTGGGGCTTCGGCTGGAACGAAGGTCCGTTCGAAACCTGGCAGGCCGCCGGCTGGAAGCAAGTGGCCGAGTGGGTCAAGGCCGATATCGAGGCAGGCAAGACCATTGTCGCCACGCCGCTGCCGGCCTGGGTGTTCGAACGCGAAGGCGTGCACGAAGCCGCCGGCTCCTACAGCGCCAGCAAGAACGCCCTGGTACCGCGCTCCACCCTGGACGTCTACCAGCGCCAGCTGTTCCCGGCGCAACTGGTGGGCGAAGCCGCACCGGTTTACGGCGAGACCGTGTTCGAGAACGAAGGCCTGCGCGCCTGGACTTCGGGCGATGGCGTCCTGGTCCTGTCCATCCTCAGCAAGGCCCACGCAATCGGCCCGGCCGTGCTGGAAGGCATCAACAAGTCGCTGGACATTGCCGAAGCGCGCTTCAAGGGCGTGGTGATCTGGAGCCCGGACGACGTGTTCTCGGTCGGCGCCGATCTGTCGTCCATGCTGCCCGCCTTCATGGCCGGCGACTGGGCCAGTATCGAAAACATGATCGAGCAGTTCCAGAAGGGTTCCATGCGCCTGCGTTACAGCCAGGTGCCGACGGTAGCGGCCACCCGTGGCTACACCTTCGGCGGCGGCTGCGAACTGGCCATGCACTGCGACCGCGTGGTTGCCCACCTGGAAAGCTATGTCGGCTTGGTGGAAGTGGGCGTCGGCCTGCTGCCGGGCGGCGGCGGCTGCAAGGAATTCGCCCTGCGCGCCGCACAGGAAGCCCGTGGCGATGTATTCGCCGCGCTGAAGGATCGCTATATGGCGATCGCCACCGCCAATGTGGCCAAGAGCGCCGAAGAAGCCCGCGAGATCGGCTTCTTCCGGGACGCCGACGTGATCGTATTCAACCAGTACGAACTGCTGCACGTCGCCAAGCAGCAAGCCTTGGCGCTGGCGGAATCGGGCTACCGGGCACCGCTCAAGGTCAAGGGTTTCCAGGTTGCCGGCCGTGCCGGTGCAGCGTCGATCAAGGGCCAGCTGGTCAACATGATGGAAGGCGGCTTTATTTCCAAGCACGACTTCCATATCGGCGCGCTGATCGCCGATGTGATCACCGGCGGCGATGTCGAAGCCGGCACCCTGGTCGATGAAGACTGGATCCTCGCCTTGGAGCGCAAGGGCTTTATGTCGCTGCTCAAGAACGAGAAGACCCAGGAACGCATCGCCTACATGCTGCAGAACAACAAGCCGCTGCGTAACTGA
- a CDS encoding DEAD/DEAH box helicase, producing MSFDSLGLHAEILRAVLDSGYTVPTPVQAHAIPVILSGRDVMAGAQTGTGKTAAFTLPLLNKLQPYANTSASPARHPVRALILTPTRELCDQVFDSVQTYSKYMPVRATAVFGGVDMKPQIEALRKGSEIVVATPGRLLDHVQNKTINLSQVEILVLDEADRMLDMGFILDIRKILSLLPAHRQTLLFSATFAPEIKKLSEDFMRNPEVIEVARRNATNESVVLHMHATEPVNKRRVLAQLIRHHDMQQVIVFTRTKLMADRLARELKRDGFDCEAIHGDRTQQSRLDTMASFKDNKLRVLVATDVAARGLDINELPFVVNFELPTNPEDFVHRIGRTGRAGATGIAISLVGPDEDKSLMLIRKLIGKPLEITPAPGGDLPRESRERPPREYRESREPRAEREPRTPRVGGRRSDIMQIETPLVDRRNKVHAAALGGHVATAIQHFQQARHMARELPALLLPPRYTVSK from the coding sequence ATGTCATTTGACAGCCTCGGCTTGCATGCCGAGATCCTTCGTGCCGTACTCGATTCCGGCTACACCGTGCCCACACCGGTGCAAGCCCATGCCATCCCCGTCATATTGAGTGGCCGCGACGTAATGGCCGGCGCCCAGACCGGTACCGGCAAGACCGCCGCGTTTACCTTGCCTCTGCTCAATAAATTGCAGCCCTATGCCAATACCAGTGCCTCGCCGGCTCGCCACCCGGTTCGGGCGCTGATCCTGACGCCTACCCGCGAGTTATGCGACCAGGTATTCGACAGCGTTCAGACCTACAGCAAGTACATGCCTGTCCGCGCTACCGCGGTATTCGGCGGCGTGGATATGAAGCCGCAGATCGAAGCGCTGCGCAAGGGTTCGGAAATCGTCGTGGCCACGCCCGGCCGCCTGCTGGACCATGTGCAGAACAAGACCATCAATCTGTCGCAGGTCGAAATCCTGGTACTGGATGAAGCGGACCGTATGCTGGATATGGGGTTTATCCTCGATATCCGCAAGATTCTCAGCCTCTTGCCCGCGCACCGCCAGACCCTGCTGTTCTCCGCCACCTTCGCGCCGGAGATCAAGAAGCTGTCCGAAGACTTCATGCGCAATCCGGAAGTCATCGAAGTGGCGCGTCGCAACGCCACCAATGAGTCGGTGGTGCTGCATATGCACGCCACGGAACCGGTCAACAAGCGCCGGGTACTGGCGCAGTTGATCCGCCATCATGACATGCAGCAAGTCATCGTCTTTACCCGCACCAAACTGATGGCCGACCGCCTGGCGCGCGAACTGAAGCGCGATGGCTTTGATTGCGAGGCCATCCATGGCGACCGCACCCAGCAGTCCCGGCTCGACACCATGGCCTCTTTCAAGGACAACAAGCTGCGTGTTTTGGTTGCTACCGATGTGGCCGCACGTGGGCTGGACATCAACGAGTTGCCTTTTGTCGTCAATTTCGAGCTGCCGACCAATCCGGAAGACTTCGTCCATCGCATCGGCCGAACCGGCCGTGCCGGCGCCACCGGTATCGCGATCTCCCTGGTGGGGCCGGACGAGGACAAATCCTTGATGCTGATTCGCAAGCTGATCGGCAAGCCCCTGGAAATCACCCCGGCACCGGGCGGCGATCTACCGCGCGAAAGCCGCGAGCGTCCGCCGCGCGAATATCGCGAAAGCCGCGAGCCGCGCGCCGAACGGGAGCCGCGCACGCCACGCGTGGGTGGGCGCCGTAGCGATATCATGCAGATCGAGACGCCGCTGGTGGACCGTCGTAACAAGGTGCACGCCGCTGCCCTGGGTGGCCACGTCGCCACCGCCATCCAGCACTTCCAGCAAGCGCGCCATATGGCACGCGAGTTGCCGGCATTGCTGCTGCCACCCCGTTATACCGTCTCCAAATAA
- a CDS encoding adenine phosphoribosyltransferase produces the protein MLIDPGYIRDRIRTVADWPIAGVQFRDITPLLQDPKTFRVLVDCFVHRYMDMNVDVVAGVDARGFILGAVVAYELNRGFVPVRKKGKLPFHTVAEEYELEYGSATVELHSDAIVPGQRVLLIDDLVATGGTMIAAAKLIRKLGGEVFEAAAIVDLPELGGSKLVREQGIPLFTVCDFSGH, from the coding sequence ATGCTGATCGATCCAGGCTATATCCGTGACCGTATCCGTACCGTAGCGGATTGGCCTATCGCGGGCGTACAGTTCCGCGATATCACGCCTTTGCTCCAGGACCCCAAAACCTTCCGGGTACTGGTGGACTGTTTTGTCCATCGCTATATGGATATGAATGTCGATGTCGTGGCCGGTGTGGACGCGCGGGGTTTTATCCTGGGCGCCGTGGTGGCCTATGAACTCAATCGCGGTTTTGTCCCGGTGCGCAAGAAGGGCAAGTTGCCTTTCCATACCGTCGCGGAGGAATACGAGCTGGAATATGGTTCGGCCACGGTCGAGCTGCATTCGGATGCCATCGTGCCGGGCCAGCGCGTGCTGCTGATCGACGATCTGGTCGCTACCGGCGGCACCATGATCGCTGCCGCCAAGTTGATCCGCAAGCTGGGCGGGGAAGTATTCGAAGCGGCTGCCATCGTCGATCTGCCCGAGCTGGGCGGCTCGAAGCTGGTGCGGGAGCAGGGCATACCATTGTTCACGGTGTGCGACTTCAGCGGGCATTGA
- a CDS encoding YiiD C-terminal domain-containing protein yields the protein MSRDWQSLIYNGIPLARAMQVAFRSLPDGRVSLDAPLAPNVNDKGTGFGGSIAALATLAGWVETQRQLDLAGLESAVEIVVQRGETTYLLPVSGAFSATARCPDESERERFLRIFRRKGTARLAVTVELCCEARVVARFSGEYVARRTDA from the coding sequence ATGTCCCGAGACTGGCAATCCCTGATCTATAACGGCATACCGCTCGCCCGAGCCATGCAGGTGGCGTTTCGGTCGCTGCCGGATGGCCGGGTAAGCCTGGACGCACCCTTGGCGCCCAACGTCAATGACAAGGGCACCGGCTTTGGCGGCAGCATTGCCGCGCTCGCCACCTTGGCGGGCTGGGTAGAGACCCAGCGGCAGCTGGATCTTGCCGGGCTGGAAAGCGCGGTCGAGATCGTCGTGCAGCGGGGCGAAACCACCTATTTACTACCCGTTTCCGGCGCTTTTTCCGCCACCGCGCGATGCCCGGATGAGTCGGAGCGGGAACGATTCCTGCGGATATTCCGTCGCAAGGGTACGGCGCGTCTGGCCGTCACGGTCGAGCTGTGCTGCGAGGCGCGTGTCGTCGCCCGCTTCAGCGGCGAATACGTGGCGCGCCGCACGGACGCTTGA
- a CDS encoding acetyl-CoA C-acyltransferase produces MTKQVQEAYIVAATRTPVGKAPRGMMRFIRPDDMLAHVIREAMAQVPTLDPALVEDVIAGCAFPEAEQGLNMARISALLAGLPHTTGGLTINRYCSSGINAVQVAADRIRTGEADVMIAGGAESMSLVPMMGNKVSLNPEIFAKDENVGIAYGMGLTAEKVAQQWGVSREDQDAFAVESNRRAIAAIEGGEFKQEISPLEALYRTPNLATGEVDIIKKLLDTDEGPRAGTSMEGLAKLKTVFAAKGSVTAGNSSQMSDGAGAVVIVSEKILKQFNLVPLARYVGFAVKGVPPEIMGIGPKEAIPAALKAAGLTLADIAWMELNEAFAAQALAVIRDLGLDTKLVNPLGGAIALGHPLGATGAIRTATLVHGMRRHGMQGKHGMVTMCIGTGMGAAGIIQSL; encoded by the coding sequence ATGACCAAGCAAGTTCAAGAAGCCTACATCGTCGCCGCCACGCGCACGCCGGTGGGTAAAGCCCCGCGCGGCATGATGCGCTTTATCCGCCCGGACGATATGCTGGCCCATGTCATCCGCGAAGCCATGGCCCAGGTGCCGACCCTGGACCCGGCCCTGGTGGAAGACGTGATCGCCGGCTGTGCCTTCCCGGAAGCCGAGCAAGGCTTGAACATGGCCCGTATCTCGGCCCTGTTGGCCGGCCTGCCGCACACTACCGGCGGCCTGACCATCAATCGCTACTGCTCCTCGGGCATCAATGCCGTGCAGGTCGCGGCCGACCGTATCCGTACCGGTGAAGCCGATGTCATGATCGCCGGCGGTGCCGAGTCGATGTCGCTGGTGCCCATGATGGGCAACAAGGTTTCGCTGAATCCCGAAATCTTCGCCAAGGACGAAAACGTCGGCATCGCTTACGGCATGGGCCTGACCGCCGAGAAGGTCGCCCAGCAATGGGGTGTGTCGCGCGAAGACCAGGATGCGTTCGCGGTGGAATCCAACCGCCGCGCCATCGCAGCCATCGAAGGCGGCGAGTTCAAGCAGGAAATCAGCCCGCTGGAAGCGCTCTACCGTACGCCCAACCTGGCGACCGGCGAAGTCGATATCATCAAGAAGCTGCTGGATACCGACGAAGGCCCTCGCGCCGGCACCAGCATGGAAGGCCTGGCCAAGCTCAAGACGGTATTCGCCGCCAAGGGTTCGGTTACCGCCGGTAACTCCTCGCAGATGTCCGACGGCGCCGGCGCCGTGGTGATCGTGTCCGAGAAGATCCTCAAGCAATTCAACCTGGTGCCTTTGGCGCGCTACGTCGGCTTTGCCGTCAAGGGCGTGCCGCCGGAAATCATGGGGATCGGCCCGAAGGAAGCGATTCCGGCCGCGCTGAAGGCAGCGGGCCTGACCCTGGCCGATATCGCCTGGATGGAACTGAATGAAGCGTTCGCCGCACAGGCGCTGGCGGTTATTCGCGATCTGGGCCTGGATACCAAGCTGGTCAACCCATTGGGCGGCGCCATCGCCCTGGGCCACCCCTTGGGCGCAACCGGCGCCATCCGTACCGCCACCCTGGTACACGGCATGCGCCGCCATGGCATGCAGGGCAAGCACGGCATGGTGACGATGTGTATCGGCACCGGTATGGGCGCCGCTGGTATCATTCAGTCGCTGTAA